The genomic DNA CGCGCAATTCGACCCCGACCACCTCGGCGCTGGAGCGACGAGCCTGGTGCGGGGTCGAATTCATCATCCCGAACGCCGCATGCACGCGCACAGTGGCTGACTCCAGCGTCCACACCGGGTGCGCGGCCTCGACGACCTCCGCCCACCGACTGACATAGGCACGCTGGAGACGCCGCACGGTCCGTCGCGATTCGTCCGGCAGCGCCTCGAGGTCACGGTCCTGGATGCGGATGAGCTCGGGCTCGCTCATGGCGAAGTCGACATGGAAGTCGATGAGACGCCGCAGGGTCTGAGCCGCCTCGGTGGGGGAGATCCCCGACGCGGTGTCCCATGCCGCGGAGACGATCTCCTCCCCTCCGGACTGCAGATAGGCGGAGATGCCGACGAGGAGCTCCTCGAGCACAGCCTCCTTCGACGAGAAATGCCGGTAGACCGCCGGCGCCGAGATCCCCGCACCTTTGCCCAGGTCGTCGAGGCGCACCCCATGGAAGCCGTGCCGAGCATAGAGCGTCTTCGCGACCTCGAGCAGCTGCTCGCGCCTGGCCGCCTTCGCCGCTGCCCGCGCCGTCGGCTTGGCCTCGTCCGAGATCGACATCCGGCCTCCTTCCCTGAGCCTGATGCCCACCGCCTGGGACGACGTCGGTGCGGGCTGGCTCGTGCGTTGTCAGTTCTGCCTGTGAGCAGTATCATAGCAGTCAGTTAAGAATCATTAACTGAAATGAGGATGGAATGAAAGCAGTGGGAACTGCGGTCAGTCCGGCGACGGGACAGGTCAACTCCGAGGCCCACGCCGAACTCATCGCTGAACTCCGGGAGCGCATTGCGGCCACAGCCCGCGGCGGTTCCGAGAAGTCCAGGCAGCGCCATATCGATCGCGGAAAGCTGCTGCCGCGTGAGCGCGTCGAGCATCTCCTCGACCCCGGCACTCCCTTCCTCGAACTCTCTCCGCTGGCCGCCAACGGCATGTACGATGATGCCAGCCCAGGTGCCGGAATCATCACCGGAATCGGGCGGGTCGCCGGCCGCGAATGCGTGATCGTGGCCAATGACGCCACCGTCAAGGGCGGAACCTACTACCCGGTGACCGTGAAGAAGCACCTCCGGGCCCAGGAAGTCGCCAAAGAGAACAGCCTTCCGTGCATCTACCTCGTCGACTCCGGTGGCGCGAACCTGCCGAATCAGGACGACGTCTTCCCCGACCGGGAGCACTTCGGTCGCATCTTCTTCAACCAGGCGACCCTGTCGGCAGCGGGCATCCCGCAGCTGGCCGCCGTCATGGGCTCCTGCACCGCCGGCGGCGCCTACGTCCCCGCGATGGCCGACGAATCGATCATCGTCTCCGAGCAGGGCACGATCTTCCTCGGAGGCCCACCGCTGGTCAAGGCCGCCACCGGTGAGGAAGTCACCGCCGAGGAGCTCGGCGGCGGAGCGCTGCACTCCCGCGTCTCCGGCGTCACCGACCACCTCGCGGCCAACGACCCCCATGCGCTGGAGATCATGCGGGACATCGTCTCGACTCTCGGGCCGAAGAGCACCCCGAACTGGGACGTCATCGAATCCCGCCTGCCGGCACACTCGCCGGAGGAGCTGACCTCCGTCGTACCCGTGGACTCGCGCACACCGTATGACGTCCGCGAGGTCATCGCCCGCCTCGTCGACGGATCCGAGTTCCACGAGTTCAAAGCCGAATACGGCACGAGCCTCGTCACCGGATTCGCTCACCTCGACGGACACCCGGTCGGCATCATCGCCAACAACGGCATCCTCTTCGGCGAATCCGCGCAGAAGGGCGCCCACTTCATCGAACTCTGCGACCAGCGCAGCGTGCCCCTGGTGTTCCTGCAGAACATCTCCGGATTCATGGTCGGCCGCGATTACGAAGCCGGCGGCATCGCCAAACACGGCGCGAAGATGGTCAACGCCGTCGCCACAGCCCGCGTCCCGAAGTTCACCGTCGTCATCGGCGGCTCCTTCGGCGCCGGCAACTACTCGATGTGCGGCCGCGCGTACTCCCCGCGCTTCCTGTGGATGTGGCCCAATGCCCGCATCTCCGTGATGGGCGGAGAGCAGGCCGCCAGTGTGCTCTCGACCGTCAGACGCGACCAGCTCGAGGCCCGCGGCGAGGAGTGGAGCGCTGCCGACGAGGACACCTTCAAACAGCCCATCCGCGACCAGTACGAAGCCCAGGGCAACCCGTACTACTCGACGGCACGGCTATGGGACGACGGCATCATCGAACCCGGTGACACCCGCCAGGTGCTGGCACTGGCCCTCGAACTCGCCCGCTTCGGACCGATGGAACGCCCGCTGAACGCCAGCGGCTACGGCGTCTTCAGAATGTGAGCCCCTCCATGACGAAAATGTTCTCAACA from Brevibacterium sp. JSBI002 includes the following:
- a CDS encoding TetR/AcrR family transcriptional regulator, whose translation is MSISDEAKPTARAAAKAARREQLLEVAKTLYARHGFHGVRLDDLGKGAGISAPAVYRHFSSKEAVLEELLVGISAYLQSGGEEIVSAAWDTASGISPTEAAQTLRRLIDFHVDFAMSEPELIRIQDRDLEALPDESRRTVRRLQRAYVSRWAEVVEAAHPVWTLESATVRVHAAFGMMNSTPHQARRSSAEVVGVELRAAAAAALGLS
- a CDS encoding carboxyl transferase domain-containing protein translates to MKAVGTAVSPATGQVNSEAHAELIAELRERIAATARGGSEKSRQRHIDRGKLLPRERVEHLLDPGTPFLELSPLAANGMYDDASPGAGIITGIGRVAGRECVIVANDATVKGGTYYPVTVKKHLRAQEVAKENSLPCIYLVDSGGANLPNQDDVFPDREHFGRIFFNQATLSAAGIPQLAAVMGSCTAGGAYVPAMADESIIVSEQGTIFLGGPPLVKAATGEEVTAEELGGGALHSRVSGVTDHLAANDPHALEIMRDIVSTLGPKSTPNWDVIESRLPAHSPEELTSVVPVDSRTPYDVREVIARLVDGSEFHEFKAEYGTSLVTGFAHLDGHPVGIIANNGILFGESAQKGAHFIELCDQRSVPLVFLQNISGFMVGRDYEAGGIAKHGAKMVNAVATARVPKFTVVIGGSFGAGNYSMCGRAYSPRFLWMWPNARISVMGGEQAASVLSTVRRDQLEARGEEWSAADEDTFKQPIRDQYEAQGNPYYSTARLWDDGIIEPGDTRQVLALALELARFGPMERPLNASGYGVFRM